The following are encoded together in the Methylorubrum sp. B1-46 genome:
- the cmk gene encoding (d)CMP kinase: MIPDDIAVQRDEAPLVIAIDGPAASGKGTLAKRLALHYGLPHLDTGLLYRAVALTLIDEGADLDDTAAAARAASALSAERLSDPRLRERAMGEAASRVSSVPEVRAALLSWQRRFAEGGEGAVLDGRDIGTVVCPEARVKLFIIAAPEERARRRHRELLGRGEETTLAAILADIRARDARDSSRAAAPLKAAEDAVVLDTTELDAEAAFAEAVAIVERLKAA; encoded by the coding sequence ATGATCCCGGACGACATCGCCGTGCAGCGGGACGAAGCGCCCCTCGTCATCGCCATCGACGGCCCGGCCGCCTCGGGCAAGGGCACGCTCGCCAAGCGGCTCGCCCTGCATTACGGGCTGCCGCATCTCGATACCGGCCTGCTCTACCGCGCGGTGGCGCTGACCCTGATCGACGAAGGCGCCGATCTCGACGACACCGCGGCGGCGGCGCGAGCGGCTTCGGCCCTGTCGGCCGAGCGCCTCTCCGACCCGCGCCTGCGAGAGCGGGCCATGGGCGAGGCGGCCTCGCGGGTTTCCTCGGTGCCGGAGGTGCGCGCCGCCCTGCTGTCCTGGCAGCGGCGCTTCGCCGAGGGCGGGGAAGGCGCCGTGCTCGACGGGCGTGACATCGGTACCGTGGTCTGTCCGGAGGCGCGGGTGAAGCTGTTCATCATCGCCGCCCCCGAAGAGCGGGCCCGACGCCGCCATCGCGAGCTGCTCGGACGCGGCGAGGAGACGACGCTCGCCGCGATCCTTGCCGATATCCGCGCACGCGACGCCCGTGATTCGAGCCGCGCCGCCGCCCCCCTGAAAGCCGCCGAGGATGCGGTGGTGCTCGACACCACCGAACTCGATGCCGAAGCGGCCTTTGCCGAGGCGGTCGCCATCGTCGAGCGGCTCAAGGCCGCCTGA
- a CDS encoding DUF167 family protein: protein MQSPFTLDADGLVLAVRLTPRAGRTGLDGVRMEADGRPILSLRVAAPPVEGAANAALTTFVAKSLGLRKAEVTLVSGETSRTKRLHLSGDPQALAARVGAWLAGEPKTR from the coding sequence ATGCAAAGCCCCTTCACCCTTGATGCGGACGGCCTCGTTCTCGCCGTGCGGCTGACGCCGCGGGCGGGCCGCACTGGACTCGACGGCGTGCGGATGGAGGCGGATGGACGTCCCATCCTGTCCCTGCGCGTGGCGGCACCGCCCGTGGAGGGCGCTGCCAACGCCGCCCTCACCACCTTCGTCGCCAAGAGCCTCGGGCTGCGCAAGGCCGAGGTGACACTCGTCTCCGGCGAGACGTCCCGCACCAAGCGGCTGCATCTCTCGGGCGATCCGCAGGCTCTCGCCGCGCGAGTAGGGGCTTGGCTCGCCGGAGAACCGAAGACGCGGTGA
- a CDS encoding EAL domain-containing protein: MPSCRDDADLMYRLLVRGVTDYAIYMLTPDGTIANWNAGAQRTKGYTAEEIVGLNFACFYSPEDRAAGLPEHGLRTARQEGRFEAEGWRRRKDDSRFWAHVVIDAIHDDEGRFIGFAKITRDCTERQVNALKLDSALGNLDLAMSNMAQGLCLIDDDGRVVLANERMHEILAVPSGEPLVGASIGGVLAETLSEAASLRFLQDHLRRDLDLNRPEISEIVHGEQVLSVTTRRPASGGWVSTFVDVTERRRFETQIQHLAQHDPLTDLANRAALRQALTETLASARWEDCAVLYIDLDRFKPINDTFGHAVGDQILQEAARRLRLTVRPQDVIARLGGDEFALVLSPADPQRVAEMARTILDALNQPYGVKRLPIRIGASIGIAVAPLAGRDPDILLRNADLALYEAKKEGRNRYSFYDPAMGDKAAARSMLEADLNRALERREFVLHYQPIVRARTGATIGFEALLRWRRPDGVATSPADFVPAAEEAGLMPEIGAWILAEACREAMAWPAHLTVAVNVSATQLRSAQFIDAVERALAESGLPPHRLEIEITETAVLQNRELALSLLRRLRVLGVMIALDDFGTGYSSLSFVHTFPLTRLKIDRSFVRGLGHDPQSAAIVRAIIGLSRSLGLAVTAEGVETEDQRRLLAKERGLDMQGYLFGHPEPAAHLDPHLTRHRSARRLALPKEGRGKVQKHPEAA; encoded by the coding sequence ATGCCGAGCTGCCGCGACGATGCCGACCTCATGTACCGCCTGCTGGTTCGGGGGGTGACGGATTACGCGATCTATATGCTGACTCCGGACGGCACGATCGCGAATTGGAATGCGGGGGCGCAACGCACAAAGGGCTACACGGCCGAGGAGATCGTGGGGCTCAATTTTGCCTGCTTCTATAGTCCGGAAGATCGGGCCGCAGGATTGCCCGAGCACGGCCTCAGGACGGCGCGGCAGGAAGGCCGGTTCGAGGCGGAGGGCTGGCGCCGGCGCAAGGACGACTCCCGCTTCTGGGCGCATGTCGTCATCGATGCGATCCACGACGACGAGGGCCGATTCATTGGCTTTGCCAAGATCACCCGCGATTGCACCGAGCGGCAGGTGAACGCCCTCAAGCTCGACTCGGCCCTCGGCAACCTCGACCTCGCCATGTCCAACATGGCTCAGGGCCTGTGCCTCATCGATGACGACGGGCGCGTGGTGCTCGCCAACGAGCGAATGCACGAGATCCTCGCGGTGCCGAGCGGCGAGCCGCTGGTCGGCGCGTCGATCGGAGGCGTCCTGGCCGAAACGCTCAGCGAGGCGGCCTCTCTCCGCTTCCTGCAGGATCATCTGCGTCGCGACCTGGACCTCAACAGGCCCGAAATCTCCGAGATCGTGCATGGGGAACAGGTCTTGTCGGTGACGACGCGGCGACCGGCCTCCGGCGGGTGGGTCTCGACCTTCGTCGACGTGACCGAGCGGCGCCGGTTCGAGACACAGATCCAGCATCTGGCCCAGCACGATCCCCTGACGGATCTCGCCAACCGTGCGGCGCTCCGTCAGGCCCTCACCGAAACCCTCGCCTCGGCGCGCTGGGAGGATTGCGCCGTCCTCTACATCGATCTCGATCGCTTCAAGCCGATCAACGACACGTTCGGCCACGCCGTCGGCGATCAGATTCTTCAGGAGGCCGCCCGGCGCCTGCGGCTGACGGTGCGTCCGCAAGACGTGATCGCGCGCCTCGGAGGCGACGAGTTCGCGCTGGTCCTCAGTCCGGCCGACCCTCAGCGGGTGGCGGAGATGGCGCGGACGATCCTCGACGCCCTCAATCAGCCCTACGGGGTCAAACGGCTGCCGATTCGGATCGGCGCCAGCATCGGCATCGCCGTCGCGCCGCTGGCCGGGCGCGATCCCGACATCCTCCTGCGCAACGCCGACCTCGCCCTCTACGAGGCCAAGAAGGAGGGTCGGAACCGTTACAGCTTCTACGACCCGGCGATGGGGGACAAAGCTGCGGCGCGCTCGATGCTCGAGGCCGACCTGAACCGCGCCCTGGAGCGGCGCGAATTCGTCCTGCATTATCAGCCGATCGTGCGCGCCCGCACCGGTGCCACCATCGGCTTCGAGGCCCTGCTGCGCTGGCGACGGCCGGACGGGGTGGCGACGTCGCCTGCGGACTTCGTGCCGGCGGCCGAGGAGGCGGGCCTGATGCCAGAGATCGGCGCCTGGATCCTGGCCGAGGCGTGCCGTGAGGCGATGGCTTGGCCCGCCCATCTCACCGTGGCCGTCAACGTCTCGGCGACCCAACTGCGCAGCGCTCAGTTCATCGACGCGGTCGAGCGGGCGCTGGCCGAGAGCGGTCTGCCGCCGCATCGGCTGGAGATCGAGATCACAGAGACGGCGGTGCTTCAGAACCGCGAACTGGCCCTCAGCCTGCTCCGGCGATTGCGGGTGCTCGGTGTGATGATCGCGCTCGACGATTTCGGCACCGGCTACTCGTCGCTGAGCTTCGTCCACACTTTCCCGCTCACGCGCCTCAAGATCGATCGGAGCTTTGTCCGAGGGCTTGGGCATGATCCGCAATCGGCGGCGATCGTGCGCGCGATCATCGGCCTTTCGCGCAGCCTCGGCCTCGCGGTGACGGCGGAGGGCGTCGAGACGGAGGACCAGCGCCGGCTGCTCGCCAAGGAACGCGGGCTCGACATGCAGGGCTACCTGTTCGGCCACCCGGAGCCCGCGGCACATCTCGATCCTCATCTCACGCGGCATCGGTCCGCACGGCGGCTTGCGCTGCCGAAAGAGGGACGAGGGAAGGTCCAGAAGCATCCGGAGGCGGCCTGA
- a CDS encoding alpha/beta fold hydrolase yields the protein MGAFGRMRNSLSFTPPDLQEARLEPVRRRIVFYIPGYDPEARTRYRLLFVREWTRYTKRFGGGRREISRAELSQDGLVQSWTVSAPEQGDGAETRYDVLLWDDIVARDFARSRFLSVALLVAGTLQTILSGLLFRFYRLSWKYGNVILYPFVMVILLAALSVAIAVTVHAHLGDWFGHSLGLPLWVSLPLGVIAGLVWIKTIEAFLNRVFFWQLLNDWVFNWQHGQGRRPDYERRLDAFAEHVLSSVAARDEAGQPTDEVMIVGHSSGGLTAAEVAARVLARDASIGSSGASLSLATLGSGLPLVAMQPAAARLRGEIARLVTDRRIVWCDFHAPQDWMNFPGFNPLNDLKLRLCGQPVANPLVRSARFRDLLCPETYRRVRFRPFRMHFQFLLANERPGAYDFFAMTLGPRRLREQVLAPATGRECEAALPL from the coding sequence ATGGGGGCATTCGGGCGTATGCGCAACTCCTTGAGTTTCACGCCGCCGGATCTGCAGGAGGCGCGGCTCGAACCGGTGCGCCGCCGCATCGTCTTCTATATTCCCGGTTACGATCCCGAGGCGCGGACGCGCTATCGATTGCTGTTCGTGCGGGAGTGGACCCGCTACACCAAGCGCTTCGGCGGCGGCCGGCGGGAGATCTCCCGCGCCGAGCTGAGCCAGGACGGGCTTGTTCAGAGCTGGACCGTGAGCGCGCCGGAGCAGGGCGACGGGGCCGAGACCCGCTACGACGTGCTCCTATGGGACGATATCGTCGCGCGCGACTTCGCCCGCTCCCGCTTCCTCAGCGTCGCGCTTCTCGTCGCGGGCACGCTGCAGACCATCCTGAGCGGCCTGCTCTTCCGCTTCTACCGGTTGAGCTGGAAGTATGGGAACGTCATCCTCTACCCGTTCGTGATGGTGATCCTCCTCGCCGCGCTGTCCGTCGCCATCGCGGTGACGGTGCACGCGCATCTGGGCGATTGGTTCGGCCACAGCCTCGGTCTGCCGCTCTGGGTCTCGCTGCCGCTGGGCGTGATCGCGGGCCTCGTCTGGATCAAGACCATCGAGGCCTTCCTAAACCGCGTCTTCTTCTGGCAGCTCCTGAACGATTGGGTGTTCAACTGGCAGCACGGCCAGGGCCGGCGGCCGGATTACGAGCGTCGCCTCGATGCCTTTGCCGAGCACGTCCTGTCCTCCGTCGCGGCGCGGGACGAGGCCGGCCAGCCGACCGACGAGGTGATGATCGTCGGCCATTCCTCCGGCGGGCTGACCGCGGCGGAGGTCGCCGCCCGGGTGCTCGCCCGCGACGCCTCGATCGGCTCGTCGGGCGCCAGCCTGTCGCTGGCGACGCTGGGATCCGGGCTGCCGCTTGTGGCGATGCAGCCGGCAGCCGCCCGCCTGCGGGGAGAGATCGCGCGCCTCGTCACGGATCGGCGCATCGTCTGGTGCGATTTTCACGCGCCGCAGGACTGGATGAACTTCCCAGGTTTCAACCCGCTGAACGATCTCAAGCTCCGCCTGTGCGGGCAGCCGGTCGCCAATCCTCTCGTGCGCTCGGCGCGCTTCCGCGACCTTCTGTGTCCGGAGACCTACCGGCGGGTGCGCTTCCGCCCGTTCCGGATGCATTTCCAGTTCCTCCTCGCGAACGAGCGGCCCGGCGCCTACGATTTCTTCGCGATGACCCTGGGCCCGCGGCGGCTGCGCGAGCAGGTGCTCGCCCCCGCCACGGGCCGCGAATGTGAGGCTGCCCTTCCTCTCTGA
- a CDS encoding creatininase family protein has translation MPARSWLDLTTAEIRARDMGRSIAVLPVAAVEQHGPHLPLGTDTMIAEGYLQRVARLVPEALDVLLLPVQAIGKSDEHDSFPGTLSLTAATALAAWTEIGASLHRSGCGKLVIVSSHGGNSALIDLVAGALRGRFGMVAVTTSWSRLGLPEGLFPEDEIRHGIHAGGLETALMFALRPDLVRRDRIAHFEPRTVAMARDFSLLRAGRPAAFAWKTEDLHPAGALGDARLGTAEAGEAALDHGARTFVRLLEEVDRFSL, from the coding sequence ATGCCGGCGCGATCCTGGCTCGATCTTACGACGGCGGAGATCCGCGCCCGCGACATGGGCCGATCCATCGCCGTGCTTCCGGTCGCCGCGGTGGAGCAGCATGGGCCGCACCTGCCGCTCGGCACCGACACGATGATCGCGGAAGGGTATCTGCAGCGGGTGGCGCGGCTGGTACCGGAGGCGCTCGACGTGCTGCTCCTGCCGGTGCAGGCGATCGGCAAGTCGGACGAGCACGATTCCTTTCCCGGCACCCTGTCCCTGACCGCCGCGACCGCGCTTGCCGCCTGGACCGAGATCGGCGCCAGCCTGCACCGGTCGGGCTGCGGGAAGCTCGTGATCGTCTCCTCGCATGGCGGCAACAGCGCACTCATCGACCTCGTAGCGGGCGCGCTGCGCGGGCGCTTCGGCATGGTCGCGGTGACGACCTCGTGGAGCCGCCTCGGCCTGCCTGAGGGGCTGTTTCCGGAAGACGAGATCCGCCACGGCATCCATGCCGGCGGCCTCGAAACCGCGCTGATGTTCGCGCTGCGGCCCGACCTCGTGCGGCGGGACCGCATCGCGCATTTCGAGCCCCGCACGGTGGCGATGGCCCGTGATTTCTCGCTCCTGCGCGCGGGGCGCCCGGCGGCATTCGCCTGGAAGACGGAAGACCTTCACCCCGCCGGCGCCCTGGGCGACGCCCGACTCGGCACGGCCGAGGCCGGCGAGGCCGCGCTCGACCACGGGGCGCGCACCTTCGTCCGGCTGCTGGAGGAGGTGGACCGATTCTCGCTGTAG
- a CDS encoding diguanylate cyclase domain-containing protein, protein MSSMLGATEDDSAEAIRRELTHLREMLEQNSDWIWEVDAQGRYTYASRQCVALLGREPEEVVGRTPFDFMPPDEAERVGRIFAAIAAERRPFAQLLNRNLRKDGSLVVLETSGVPLLGPDGALRGYRGIDRDVTEREAANERLRHIARHDDLTGLPNRMYLREHLAGRLAAGQRPGVISLDLDGFKPVNDRLGHAAGDRVLTEIGRRLGEMAAAHGLFAARPGGDEFVVIVPDGATASSGPPRGTLREILGQAIAAPIVLDAGTVRVSASLGLAHADGPNDTVEALLARADRALYEAKEAAKEAARRAGLSGG, encoded by the coding sequence ATGTCGTCCATGCTGGGCGCGACGGAGGACGACTCGGCCGAGGCGATCCGCCGGGAACTGACTCATCTGCGAGAGATGCTGGAGCAGAACTCGGATTGGATCTGGGAGGTGGATGCGCAGGGGCGCTACACCTACGCCTCGCGCCAATGCGTCGCCCTGCTCGGTCGCGAGCCGGAGGAAGTGGTGGGACGCACACCCTTCGACTTCATGCCCCCCGACGAAGCCGAGCGGGTCGGGCGAATCTTCGCCGCCATTGCCGCCGAGCGCCGGCCTTTCGCCCAGCTTCTCAACCGCAACCTGCGCAAGGACGGCAGCCTCGTGGTGCTGGAGACGAGCGGCGTGCCGCTGCTCGGCCCTGACGGTGCGTTGCGCGGCTACCGCGGCATCGATCGGGACGTCACCGAGCGAGAGGCGGCGAACGAGCGGCTGCGCCACATCGCCCGGCACGACGACCTTACGGGCCTGCCGAACCGGATGTATTTGCGCGAGCATCTCGCCGGGCGGCTGGCCGCCGGGCAGCGACCGGGCGTGATCAGCCTCGATCTCGACGGCTTCAAACCGGTCAACGATCGCCTCGGCCATGCCGCGGGCGACCGGGTCCTGACGGAGATCGGCCGCCGGCTCGGCGAGATGGCGGCCGCGCACGGCCTGTTCGCGGCACGCCCCGGAGGCGATGAATTCGTCGTGATCGTCCCGGACGGCGCGACCGCTTCATCCGGGCCGCCTCGTGGGACCCTTCGTGAGATCCTCGGGCAGGCCATTGCCGCCCCCATTGTCCTCGACGCCGGAACGGTGCGGGTGAGCGCCAGCCTCGGCCTCGCCCACGCGGATGGTCCGAACGACACGGTCGAAGCCCTGCTGGCAAGGGCCGACCGTGCCCTCTACGAGGCCAAGGAAGCGGCGAAGGAGGCCGCGCGGCGCGCCGGCCTCAGCGGCGGCTGA
- a CDS encoding CsbD family protein has product MNRDQFEGGLRNLKGRGRTALGAVAGRARPQVEGAYEQVAGVAQAAYGRTRDRAEDLYEDGYRLADEAVSRGRHLRDETLERGRQLHEEARGRGRHLRHEARQRGRELAMRADANRGTTLALVAAAAFGLGWLLSRR; this is encoded by the coding sequence ATGAACAGGGACCAGTTCGAGGGCGGACTGCGCAACCTCAAGGGTCGTGGCCGCACCGCGCTCGGCGCCGTGGCGGGCCGCGCCCGCCCGCAGGTCGAAGGCGCCTACGAGCAGGTCGCGGGTGTGGCGCAGGCGGCCTATGGCCGGACCCGCGACCGGGCCGAGGATCTCTACGAGGATGGCTACCGCCTCGCCGACGAGGCCGTCTCCCGCGGTCGGCATCTTCGCGATGAGACCCTGGAGCGCGGGCGCCAACTGCACGAGGAGGCCCGCGGCCGAGGGCGCCACCTCCGGCACGAGGCGCGTCAGCGCGGCCGCGAACTCGCCATGCGGGCCGACGCGAATCGTGGCACGACGCTGGCCCTGGTCGCTGCGGCGGCCTTCGGTCTCGGCTGGCTCCTCAGCCGCCGCTGA
- a CDS encoding CsbD family protein has protein sequence MSSTTDKIKGAANEVAGNVKQGVGNLTGNEKLQAEGKAQEVEGKTQRTVGEAKEGVKNAADAVKSKL, from the coding sequence ATGAGCAGCACGACCGACAAGATCAAGGGCGCCGCCAACGAGGTCGCCGGCAACGTGAAGCAGGGCGTCGGCAACCTGACCGGCAACGAGAAGCTGCAGGCCGAGGGCAAGGCGCAGGAAGTCGAGGGCAAGACCCAGCGCACCGTTGGCGAGGCCAAGGAAGGCGTGAAGAACGCCGCCGATGCGGTGAAGAGCAAGCTCTAA
- the oxlT gene encoding oxalate/formate MFS antiporter: protein MAVQAADPLPSTGAYSTSRADTPFGGRWGQLILGVLCMSMIANLQYGWTLFVNPINDKYGWGKPAIQVAFTIFVLTETWLVPIEGWFVDKYGPKVVTLFGGVLCAVGWAMNSVADSLWFLYLAAAISGIGAGAVYGTCVGNALKWFPDRRGLAAGLTAAGFGAGSALTVIPIAAMIRDSGYEQTFLAFGLGQGIVVMVAALLLSSPSAAYKERMLAGRVSPNATSRRQYSSAEMVRTPVFWLMYAMFVMMAAGGLMATASLAPIAKDFQVDSIPVSLMGLTLPALTFALTIDRVLNGVTRPVFGWISDRIGRENTMFLAFMVEGAGILALGMFAHSPMAFVLLTGLVFFAWGEIYSLFPSTCADTYGDKNATANAGLLYTAKGTASLMLPAFLAIQTATGSWQNVFYLASGMAFVAGFLALFVLKPMRARFVARNQ, encoded by the coding sequence ATGGCCGTTCAAGCCGCCGATCCATTGCCCTCTACCGGTGCCTATTCGACATCACGTGCCGACACGCCCTTCGGTGGGCGCTGGGGACAGCTCATCCTCGGTGTGCTGTGCATGTCGATGATCGCCAACTTGCAGTATGGCTGGACGCTGTTCGTCAATCCGATCAACGACAAGTACGGGTGGGGCAAGCCGGCGATCCAGGTCGCTTTCACGATCTTCGTGCTGACCGAGACCTGGCTCGTTCCGATCGAGGGCTGGTTCGTCGACAAGTACGGCCCGAAGGTCGTCACCCTGTTCGGCGGCGTGCTCTGCGCCGTCGGCTGGGCGATGAACTCGGTCGCGGACTCGCTGTGGTTCCTGTATCTGGCCGCCGCCATCAGCGGCATCGGTGCGGGCGCGGTCTACGGCACCTGCGTCGGCAACGCCCTTAAGTGGTTCCCCGATCGCCGTGGCCTCGCCGCCGGCCTCACCGCCGCGGGCTTCGGTGCGGGCTCGGCCCTCACCGTCATCCCGATCGCCGCGATGATCCGCGACAGCGGCTACGAGCAGACCTTCCTCGCCTTCGGCCTCGGCCAGGGCATCGTGGTCATGGTTGCCGCCCTGCTGCTCTCCTCGCCGAGTGCCGCCTACAAGGAGCGGATGCTCGCCGGCCGCGTCTCCCCCAACGCCACGAGCCGCCGCCAGTATTCCTCCGCCGAGATGGTGCGCACCCCGGTCTTCTGGCTGATGTACGCGATGTTCGTGATGATGGCCGCGGGCGGCCTGATGGCGACCGCCTCGCTCGCCCCCATCGCCAAGGACTTCCAGGTCGACTCGATTCCCGTCTCGCTGATGGGCCTGACCCTGCCGGCGCTCACCTTCGCGCTCACCATCGACCGGGTGCTCAATGGCGTGACCCGGCCGGTCTTCGGCTGGATCTCCGACCGGATCGGGCGTGAGAACACCATGTTCCTTGCCTTCATGGTCGAGGGCGCGGGTATCCTGGCGCTCGGCATGTTCGCCCATTCGCCGATGGCCTTCGTGCTGCTCACCGGCCTCGTGTTCTTCGCCTGGGGCGAGATCTACTCGCTGTTCCCCTCGACCTGCGCCGACACCTACGGCGACAAGAACGCCACCGCCAATGCCGGCCTGCTCTACACCGCCAAGGGCACGGCCTCGCTGATGCTGCCCGCCTTCCTGGCGATCCAGACCGCGACCGGCTCCTGGCAGAACGTGTTCTACCTCGCCTCCGGGATGGCCTTCGTCGCCGGCTTCCTCGCGCTCTTCGTGCTGAAGCCGATGCGTGCCCGCTTCGTCGCCCGCAACCAGTGA
- a CDS encoding fumarylacetoacetate hydrolase family protein: MTRWIGFTHNNESGFGRLDGERIEVCEGDLFGENGPTGQVLALAEVSVGLPCRPSKMIALWNNFGALMEKQGLSRPEAPLFLIKPANTFRPSGAVVAVPEAAGRGLYEGELGIVIGKTARDVTEDEAADHVFGFTCVNDVTSAAILKADASFTQWTRAKGLDGFGPFGPVIATGLDPEALTVRTLVNGRERQNFPISDMLIPVARLVAQLSQGLTLEPGDVIACGTSVGSGPIPKGATVEVVIEGIGTLSNRFE, encoded by the coding sequence GTGACCCGCTGGATCGGCTTCACCCACAACAACGAGTCCGGCTTCGGCCGGCTCGACGGCGAACGGATCGAGGTTTGCGAGGGCGACCTGTTCGGCGAGAACGGACCGACGGGGCAGGTGCTGGCGCTCGCCGAGGTGAGCGTCGGCCTGCCCTGCCGTCCCTCGAAGATGATCGCCCTGTGGAACAATTTCGGGGCACTGATGGAGAAGCAGGGCCTGTCCCGGCCCGAGGCGCCGCTGTTCCTGATCAAGCCCGCCAACACGTTCCGGCCCTCGGGTGCGGTGGTGGCGGTGCCGGAGGCGGCGGGACGGGGGCTCTACGAGGGCGAACTCGGCATCGTGATCGGCAAGACCGCTCGCGATGTCACCGAGGACGAGGCCGCCGACCATGTGTTCGGCTTCACCTGCGTGAACGACGTCACCTCTGCCGCGATCCTCAAGGCGGATGCGAGCTTCACGCAGTGGACCCGCGCCAAGGGCCTCGACGGTTTCGGCCCGTTCGGGCCCGTCATCGCCACCGGGCTCGATCCGGAGGCGCTGACCGTGCGGACCCTGGTCAATGGGCGCGAGCGGCAGAATTTCCCGATCAGCGATATGCTGATCCCGGTCGCCCGGCTCGTGGCGCAGCTCTCGCAGGGGCTGACACTGGAGCCGGGCGACGTGATCGCCTGCGGTACCTCGGTCGGGTCGGGGCCGATCCCCAAGGGCGCCACGGTCGAGGTTGTGATCGAGGGTATCGGAACGCTCAGCAATCGTTTCGAGTAG
- a CDS encoding 2-dehydropantoate 2-reductase, whose protein sequence is MSIAIVGAGAIGGYLGVRLAEAGEDVTFIARSNADAIKSDGMRLIEEDGTEIHSKSVKATRSMQEAGVHEVVLLTVKAHQVGPIAADLKHLIGPDTVVVTMQNGIPWWYFMGGHGGEYAGTRLESADPGGLIADHLDPKHVIGSVVYPATVLTDPGTVKVIEGNRFGLGELDGSKSERVLALSQRLAKAGFRAPVTSDIRAEIWLKLWGNLSFNPISALTHATLEDICRFPDTRAIAAEMMREAEVIANKLGVTFRLGIDKRIAGAEKVGPHKTSMLQDVEAGRPIELEALVGSVIELGRLTGTPTPHIDTVFALMRLLAQSLERANGRLAIQGA, encoded by the coding sequence ATGAGCATCGCGATCGTCGGCGCCGGCGCCATCGGCGGATATCTCGGAGTCAGGCTGGCGGAGGCCGGCGAGGACGTGACCTTCATCGCCCGCTCGAACGCGGACGCGATCAAGTCGGACGGCATGCGCCTGATCGAGGAGGACGGCACCGAGATCCACTCGAAGTCCGTCAAGGCGACCCGCTCCATGCAGGAGGCGGGCGTGCACGAGGTCGTGCTGCTGACCGTGAAGGCGCATCAGGTCGGCCCCATCGCCGCCGATCTCAAGCACCTGATCGGCCCCGACACCGTCGTGGTGACGATGCAGAACGGCATCCCGTGGTGGTACTTCATGGGCGGCCATGGCGGCGAATATGCCGGCACGCGGCTGGAAAGCGCCGATCCCGGCGGGCTGATCGCCGACCATCTCGATCCGAAGCACGTCATCGGCTCGGTGGTGTATCCGGCGACCGTGCTCACCGATCCCGGCACCGTGAAGGTGATCGAGGGCAACCGCTTCGGTTTGGGCGAACTCGACGGCTCGAAGTCGGAGCGGGTGCTAGCCCTCTCCCAGCGGCTGGCCAAGGCGGGCTTCCGCGCGCCGGTCACCAGCGACATCCGCGCCGAGATCTGGCTCAAGCTGTGGGGCAATCTCAGCTTCAACCCGATCTCCGCGCTGACGCACGCGACGCTGGAGGACATCTGCCGCTTCCCCGACACGCGGGCGATCGCCGCCGAGATGATGCGCGAGGCGGAAGTGATCGCGAACAAGCTCGGCGTCACCTTCCGCCTCGGCATCGACAAGCGCATCGCCGGCGCCGAGAAGGTCGGCCCGCACAAGACCTCGATGCTGCAGGACGTCGAGGCTGGCCGCCCGATCGAGCTGGAGGCGCTCGTCGGCTCGGTGATCGAGCTCGGCCGCCTCACCGGCACGCCGACCCCGCATATCGACACCGTCTTCGCCCTGATGCGGCTCCTGGCTCAGAGCCTGGAGCGCGCGAACGGCCGCCTCGCGATCCAGGGAGCGTGA